GCAACGCGGTTCCAGGGTTTCCGTTTTCCTGACTGCGCCGATACAGTACAGGTTTATTGACGAAGCAGGAATTGCCGGAAACTCCAGAGGCAGATAATGTCTGCTGGTTCCGTCACCGCGGATTGCGGCGGAAGGCACAACAAAATCCCCTATTTCAAGGCTGTCCTCTATGCCGCCGCACATACCCAGCATGATGACTGATTTAAGATTATCAAGATAGGCCAGGCAGTTAATGATCAGGGCGGCCTGTGGCGAGCCGATCCCGAAATCGATCATCGTACAGTTTATATCCGGGGCATTGACAATCCTGAAATTACCCTCGTGATATTCTCCGCCTGTTCTTTCTTTAAACTCATTGAGATACTGTCTGAAATTGGTGATCAGAATATGATCACAGAATTCATCAAGACTGCAATTCGTATATCTTTCCAATGTGTGTCTTACATACTCATGCTCTTTCAGTGACATTCGCCGTTTCTCCGATAATAACGTGTATAATCAATACAATTTCTCTGAAAATGAACAAACCAACCCTATGATATTATATAAAAAGCATAATATCCTGCTTAAAACTCAGATACGCTAAAAAAAGGATCGTCGACAGAATACCAGCACCAGGCGCAATACAGGATCAGAACAGCTCAAGAAGACTCATTGGTGAATAGATTGGTTGACTTCAGGCGTTGGCGCCCCAGATATCAGCATCATCAGAATCAATTTCATCCATGAACAATGCCCAATCTAAAGGGGATGAAATAATTCTGAAACCAACTTCCTGATAAAGACCGTCGTCTTTTGACCAGCAAGGCTCCAGCACGAGCTTATAACTTTCACCTTTGCCGGTTATGACAGTAGTGCATTTTTTTGCATGAGGATCAAACCGTTTGGGGAGATCTGATATCCGCAGACCCGATCGTGAAACATTAGCCACCATGCCTTCATAAAAGAAATTTCCGTCGGAAACGGTGGATGACATTGCCACTTGAATCCTGTTTTCCCTGTAGTCCATTTCTTCCCCCTTTATTCGTTATATTTCAATAAAAAATCCATGCCTGCCTCACTATGCAAGATTAAATTATTACCAAACAATGATAAGTTAGACAATGCGAGGCCCGGCGGCAATAACTTTCGCCGGTGACTTGTCTTTATACTGTTCGAAATTCTCTATAAAAAGCCGGGCAAGCTTGCTCGCCTGGGCATCATAAGCCTCCTTGTCGGCCCAGGTCCCGCGAGGATCAAGAATTTCATCAGGAACCCCGGGAACCTGCCGTGGCACTTGAAACCCGAAAATCGGATCCTCATACATTTCAATGTTTGCGATAGTGCCATCCAGAACGGCATTGAGCAGGGCGCGGGTGAACCGGATCTTCATCCTGGAGCCGACCCCGTATGGCCCGCCGGACCAACCGGTATTCACCAGCCAGCAGATGGAATTATTCTTTTTGATCTTTTTTTCCAGAAGCTGAGCATAGACCGAAGGATGGCGCATCATGAACGGCGCTCCGAAACAGGCGCTGAAGGTTGCCGTGGGTTCGGTGACGCCTTTTTCGGTGCCCGCCACTTTCGCAGTGTAGCCGCTGATAAAATGATACATTGCCTGTTCGGTTGAAAGCTTTGCCAGGGGCGGCAATACGCCAAAGGCATCGGCGGTAAGCATGATAATTGTTCGCGGGTGGACTCCCATGCCGGACTCTACATAGCTCGGCAGGTGTGAAAGCGGATAGGAAGCGCGGGTGTTTTCCGTAAGGCTGTCATCGTCCAGATCCACCTTTCTGTTCCCCGGATCAACACTGACATTTTCTAAGATTGTTCCGAAACGCCGGGTGCAATCATATATTTCAGGCTCAGCCTCCTTGGACAGCTTGATCACCTTGGCATAGCAGCCACCCTCAAAGTTAAAGATGCCGTCATCGGACCAGCCGTGCTCGTCATCGCCGATCAGATCACGGTTGGGGTCCGCGGAAAGGGTTGTCTTGCCGGTCCCGGAAAGACCGAAGAAAATCGCCACATCATCAGGGTCTTTTCTGCTGACATTTGCCGAGCAGTGCATGGAAAGTATTTCTTTTGTCGGCAGCAGAAAATTAAGCGCTGAAAAAATTGATTTCTTGATCTCCCCCGCGTAGGCAGTGCCGCCGATGATGATCAGTTTGCGGCTGACATTAAGCACCACGAAAGTGCCGCTTCGGGTCTTGTCTTCTTCACTGTCGGCATGAAAATTCGGACATTGAAGCACGGTGAATTCCGGGCGGAAATTCTTAACGGTCTGCGGGTCATGGGGCTGAATAAACATATTTCTGGCAAACAGGCTATGCCAGGCATATTCGGTAATCACCCGCACCGGATGTCTGAAATTAGGATCAGCCCCGGCAAAGCAGTCCTGTACAAAAACCGTTTTTCCCCGCAGATATGCCAGCATCCGGTTAAAAAGCGATTCAAACCGTTCTTCAGGATAACGGACATTGACCTTGCTCCACCAGATCTCATCGCGGGTCTCGGGTTCCTCGACTATGTACTTATCCTTTGCAGCGCGGCCCGTATGCTGCCCCATGGATACAACCAGCGGCCCCAGATGGGCGATCTGAGCCTCAAAACGCCGAACCGAGACCTCATACAGGGCCGGCGTCGAAAGGTTCCAATACACCTCGCCAAGACTGTGCAACCCCAGATACTCAAGGCCATATTTCGGTACAAGTTCATCCAGTTCCATTGTCCTGCTCCTGGTGAAATTTTTTAATAATAGGCAGATTTAAATCAGTGTCGGTCCAATTCCTTCACCGGTTAAAAATTCGTCCTGCCACAGCGTATGAAAAATCACGCCGGGTTCCCGATGCTTTAATTCACCGGGTTTATGATTTCTTTCCTGTTCCGACAACGTTTTTTGCTCCGGCGATCTTCCTGGCACCTGCAGGAAAGGCATCGATCATTTGAGCACCATTGACAGGAAAAGCAATCAGGGCAGGCATGCTTTTTCAGGTACGGTCCGGATTCAGGCTCATACAGCATTCCCCTGTTATTTTCTAATCTGCGAAAAGCCATGATGCGCCTCCATAAAAGATGAGGGTTTAGATGAAAGTCCCTGGTATCGGATAATGATATGAAATGTTGCGCTCTCATTCTTGCTCTTGAAACCGGAACAGCCCTTCCCAAAAAAAATTCTCCGATGATAAAATTAATCCTACGCCGATTTTAAATAAAAATACAAAACAAATAAGGCCTGGGACACCATCTGTCCCAGGCAGTCGATTATTGTCCCAACATACGTTTGACAGAATTACAATCAATCTAACTCTGGGAGAAATTAAAATGATTGCAAATGTAACGGTGTTTCTCGATGACAATGAACTCGAATTCATGGACGGCACCCTGCGATGCGGCTATGTAGTCGCCGAGGATGAAAACGGCGAGGAGACCTATCATCATGATCTGCTGGACAATTCAGGATACCTGTCGGTGAATGATATCGTCCATGACGTATCAGGGATTCTCAATGTGGATCGGGAAATGGTGCTGATTGCGGCATAACCGCCACAGGCAGGCGCACCTGTTGGCCGGACCTACTTTTTCCAGAACTGCCAGGGCTTTTTACCGGCCTTGTCAAGCAGGCTGATCATGCTTTGCCGTTTATGGGCCCTGGCAAGATCAATGGGTCTGTGACCAAGATCGTTGGCAATATTCAGGGTGGCCCCGTGATCAATAAGCACTTGGGCGGTTTCCAGATTACCCATAAGGGCTGCGGTATGCAGTGCGGTCCATCCTGATTCGGTAACCGCATCCGGGTCGGCGCCTTGCGCAATGAGTATCTGGACGATTTCATCCGGACCCTGCTGAACAGCAAGATGCAGCGGCCTGACACCGCCGCCGAAATCCACATCCACGGCGATCTCGTTGTGGAGCATCTTCATGACCTCGGCTGCATCGCCTGCATCCATTGCCTGCCGGAATTTGAAAAGTACTGTGGGTTCTTTTTCAGAATTTTCCATATTATTCAAAGGGGCACCTTCAGTTTTTAAAATTATCTCAAAAAAATTACATTATCATCCATTCAATTTCCATGGTCAATCCAATAAAAAACTTAAAAATGTTTTTTCGCATCATTCCA
The sequence above is a segment of the Pseudomonadota bacterium genome. Coding sequences within it:
- a CDS encoding AMP nucleosidase, whose protein sequence is MSLKEHEYVRHTLERYTNCSLDEFCDHILITNFRQYLNEFKERTGGEYHEGNFRIVNAPDINCTMIDFGIGSPQAALIINCLAYLDNLKSVIMLGMCGGIEDSLEIGDFVVPSAAIRGDGTSRHYLPLEFPAIPASSINLYCIGAVRKTETLEPRCGIVYTTDRRLWEFDEDFVQYLRQLRIIAIDMELATLFSVAYHYEVPIGSIMLVSDMPLQKRGVKDKKISDMVYEQHMGVHLDLALEAVMKIQENWKEVERTLTSEW
- a CDS encoding PilZ domain-containing protein; the encoded protein is MDYRENRIQVAMSSTVSDGNFFYEGMVANVSRSGLRISDLPKRFDPHAKKCTTVITGKGESYKLVLEPCWSKDDGLYQEVGFRIISSPLDWALFMDEIDSDDADIWGANA
- the pckA gene encoding phosphoenolpyruvate carboxykinase (ATP) — translated: MELDELVPKYGLEYLGLHSLGEVYWNLSTPALYEVSVRRFEAQIAHLGPLVVSMGQHTGRAAKDKYIVEEPETRDEIWWSKVNVRYPEERFESLFNRMLAYLRGKTVFVQDCFAGADPNFRHPVRVITEYAWHSLFARNMFIQPHDPQTVKNFRPEFTVLQCPNFHADSEEDKTRSGTFVVLNVSRKLIIIGGTAYAGEIKKSIFSALNFLLPTKEILSMHCSANVSRKDPDDVAIFFGLSGTGKTTLSADPNRDLIGDDEHGWSDDGIFNFEGGCYAKVIKLSKEAEPEIYDCTRRFGTILENVSVDPGNRKVDLDDDSLTENTRASYPLSHLPSYVESGMGVHPRTIIMLTADAFGVLPPLAKLSTEQAMYHFISGYTAKVAGTEKGVTEPTATFSACFGAPFMMRHPSVYAQLLEKKIKKNNSICWLVNTGWSGGPYGVGSRMKIRFTRALLNAVLDGTIANIEMYEDPIFGFQVPRQVPGVPDEILDPRGTWADKEAYDAQASKLARLFIENFEQYKDKSPAKVIAAGPRIV
- a CDS encoding ankyrin repeat domain-containing protein, with protein sequence MENSEKEPTVLFKFRQAMDAGDAAEVMKMLHNEIAVDVDFGGGVRPLHLAVQQGPDEIVQILIAQGADPDAVTESGWTALHTAALMGNLETAQVLIDHGATLNIANDLGHRPIDLARAHKRQSMISLLDKAGKKPWQFWKK